The Nerophis lumbriciformis linkage group LG24, RoL_Nlum_v2.1, whole genome shotgun sequence genome includes a region encoding these proteins:
- the rpl27 gene encoding large ribosomal subunit protein eL27 — translation MGKFMKPGKVVMVLAGRYAGRKAVIVKNIDDGTADRPYSHALVAGIDRYPRKVTNSMGKKKVAKRSKIKAFVKVFNYNHLMPTRYSVDIPLDKTVVNKDVFRDPALKCKARREAKVKFEERYKTGKNKWFFQKLRF, via the exons ATGGGCAAGTTTATGAAGCCGGGGAAGGTGGTGATGGTCCTCGCTGGACGCTACGCCGGCCGCAAAGCTGTCATCGTGAAG AATATCGATGATGGCACGGCCGACCGCCCTTACAGCCACGCTCTGGTCGCAGGCATCGACCGCTACCCCCGCAAGGTGACCAACAGCATGGGCAAGAAGAAGGTTGCCAAGAGATCCAAGATCAAGGCTTTTGTCAAAGTGTTCAACTACAACCACCTCATGCCTACCAG aTACTCTGTGGACATTCCTCTGGACAAAACTGTTGTCAACAAGGATGTCTTCAGGGATCCTGCTCTCAAATGCAAAGCCAGAAGGGAGGCTAAGGTCAAGTTTGAAGAGAG GTATAAGACGGGCAAGAACAAGTGGTTCTTCCAGAAGCTCAGATTCTAA